In Fusobacterium periodonticum ATCC 33693, a single genomic region encodes these proteins:
- a CDS encoding nitroreductase family protein, which produces MNFKEVDKLPIDIKETIKKRISTRSFLEKSLTDDDKNNLMDFYKTLTNPFGVDVRVQYISKDKGAENIQLGTYGTIKGAKDFLAITVKDEAFSMEAVGYQFENLVLYATDMGLGTVWLAGTFSRKDFKNIIEVSNDDLFPCISPIGYPAEKRSFVEKIMRASLGSKNRKAWNKLFYLNDFNQALSQAEAGKYETALEMLRLAPSSTNAQPWIAVKEGDNIHFFCNYKNSISDNMKKIKHLDLGIGLAHFHQTAMSEGLDGKFEIQDIKFSVPENMHYVISYSAK; this is translated from the coding sequence ATGAATTTTAAAGAAGTTGATAAATTACCAATAGATATAAAAGAAACTATCAAAAAACGTATTAGTACTAGAAGTTTTCTAGAAAAATCTCTAACTGATGATGATAAAAATAACTTAATGGATTTTTATAAAACTTTAACTAATCCTTTTGGTGTAGATGTTAGAGTACAATATATTAGTAAAGATAAAGGTGCAGAAAATATTCAACTAGGAACATATGGAACTATAAAAGGTGCAAAAGACTTTCTAGCTATTACTGTGAAAGATGAAGCCTTTTCTATGGAAGCTGTAGGTTACCAATTTGAAAATTTAGTATTATATGCTACTGATATGGGACTAGGTACAGTATGGCTTGCTGGAACATTTAGTAGAAAAGATTTTAAAAATATTATAGAAGTTAGTAATGATGATCTATTTCCATGTATTTCACCTATTGGATACCCAGCTGAAAAACGTTCATTTGTTGAAAAAATTATGAGAGCAAGTCTTGGTTCTAAAAATAGAAAAGCTTGGAATAAATTATTTTATTTAAATGATTTTAATCAAGCTCTATCACAAGCAGAAGCTGGAAAATATGAAACAGCACTTGAAATGCTTAGATTGGCACCTAGTTCTACAAATGCTCAACCTTGGATAGCAGTTAAAGAAGGAGATAACATTCATTTCTTTTGTAATTACAAAAATAGTATAAGTGATAATATGAAAAAAATAAAACATTTAGATCTTGGAATAGGTTTAGCACATTTTCATCAAACAGCTATGAGTGAAGGCTTAGATGGAAAATTTGAAATACAAGATATAAAATTTTCAGTCCCAGAAAATATGCATTATGTTATATCATATTCAGCAAAGTAA
- a CDS encoding electron transfer flavoprotein subunit beta/FixA family protein translates to MEILVCIKQVADDSVEIFMNEKTGKAALEGIEKVVNAFDTYALEMATRLKEAKGDATISVLSLGGEDVTNSLKNCLAVGADEAFYVKDEAYQEKDAVIVAEALSKAIKNIEEKRAKKFDIIFCGKETTDFATGQVGIMLANELNYGIVTNLVDIDTEATKVIAKKETETGYEKVELASPCIVTVNKPNYEPRYPTIKSKMAARKKEITEISVEVASESAMKEVKLFSPPKRQAGVKIKTGTAEEMVAQAMQKMLEAKVF, encoded by the coding sequence ATGGAAATATTAGTTTGTATAAAACAAGTTGCAGATGACTCTGTTGAAATATTTATGAATGAAAAAACTGGGAAAGCTGCCTTAGAAGGCATTGAAAAAGTAGTAAATGCTTTTGATACTTATGCTTTGGAAATGGCAACTAGATTAAAAGAAGCTAAAGGGGATGCTACTATATCTGTTCTTTCTCTAGGTGGAGAAGATGTAACAAATAGTTTAAAAAACTGTTTGGCTGTTGGTGCAGATGAAGCTTTCTATGTTAAAGATGAAGCTTATCAAGAAAAAGATGCTGTTATAGTGGCTGAAGCTTTAAGTAAAGCTATTAAAAATATCGAAGAAAAAAGAGCTAAAAAATTCGATATTATCTTCTGTGGAAAAGAAACTACTGATTTTGCAACTGGACAAGTTGGAATCATGTTAGCAAATGAATTAAATTATGGAATAGTAACTAATTTAGTTGATATAGACACAGAGGCTACAAAGGTTATTGCTAAAAAGGAAACTGAAACAGGCTATGAAAAGGTTGAACTAGCTTCTCCTTGTATAGTGACTGTAAATAAACCTAATTATGAACCTCGTTATCCAACAATAAAAAGTAAAATGGCTGCTAGAAAAAAAGAAATTACTGAAATTTCTGTTGAAGTAGCTAGTGAAAGTGCAATGAAAGAAGTTAAACTATTTTCACCTCCAAAAAGACAAGCAGGAGTGAAAATAAAAACTGGAACTGCTGAAGAAATGGTTGCACAAGCTATGCAAAAAATGTTGGAAGCAAAAGTATTTTAG
- a CDS encoding ATP-binding protein yields the protein MDYITRPKYIEKIKQFIDKPIIKILTGMRRVGKSTLLLIIKDDILKDIPTENKIYINFESTNFFDINNSHTLLEYLQPLLENISGKVYFFFDEIQLVSDWEQVINGLRVDRDCDIYLTGSNSTLISGDLATLLAGRYVEFEIQPFTFIEFKQIFKNTNLSKEILFEKFIQLGGMPFLKYFDLDESPSFKYLNDVYNTVLVKDVLQYNNIRDVDLFNRIFSYVIENIGHTFSASSIKNYLKNENRNISVDTILNYLEYCSLAFIIKKIPRYDTVGKKILKIDEKYYLTDHGFRQAIGFSNTKDIERTLENIVCIELLSRGYEVKIGKVKDKEIDFIAKKGKELSYYQISYIMGDEKTREREFGVYKSITDNFPKYVLSMNHFDFSQDGIIHKNIIDFLLEDEGVK from the coding sequence ATGGATTATATTACCAGACCTAAATATATTGAAAAAATTAAACAATTTATAGATAAACCAATTATTAAAATATTAACTGGAATGAGAAGAGTTGGAAAATCAACTCTTTTACTTATAATAAAAGATGATATTTTAAAAGATATTCCAACTGAAAATAAGATCTATATCAATTTTGAGTCTACTAACTTTTTTGATATTAATAATTCCCATACTTTACTAGAATATTTGCAGCCTTTATTAGAAAATATAAGTGGTAAGGTTTATTTTTTCTTTGATGAGATACAACTTGTCAGTGATTGGGAACAAGTTATCAATGGATTGAGAGTTGATAGAGATTGTGATATTTACTTAACTGGTTCAAACTCAACTCTTATTTCAGGAGATTTAGCTACTTTACTTGCAGGAAGATATGTTGAATTTGAAATTCAACCATTTACTTTTATTGAATTTAAACAAATATTTAAAAATACAAATTTATCAAAAGAAATTTTATTTGAAAAATTTATCCAATTAGGTGGAATGCCATTTTTAAAATACTTTGATTTGGATGAAAGCCCAAGTTTTAAATATCTAAATGATGTCTATAATACAGTATTAGTAAAAGATGTCTTACAATATAATAATATTCGTGATGTTGATTTATTTAATAGAATTTTTTCCTATGTTATTGAAAATATAGGACATACTTTCTCAGCTAGCAGTATAAAAAATTATTTAAAAAATGAAAATAGAAATATTTCAGTAGATACTATTTTAAATTATTTGGAATACTGCAGTTTAGCTTTTATTATAAAAAAAATCCCTAGGTATGATACAGTGGGGAAAAAAATATTAAAAATAGATGAAAAATATTATTTAACAGACCATGGCTTCCGTCAAGCAATAGGTTTTTCTAATACAAAAGATATTGAAAGAACCTTAGAAAATATAGTATGTATAGAGCTTCTATCAAGAGGATATGAAGTAAAAATTGGTAAAGTAAAGGATAAAGAGATTGATTTTATTGCTAAAAAGGGAAAGGAATTGTCTTATTATCAAATTTCATATATAATGGGAGATGAAAAAACAAGAGAAAGAGAATTTGGGGTTTATAAGTCTATAACAGATAATTTCCCTAAATATGTTTTATCAATGAATCATTTTGATTTCAGTCAAGATGGGATTATACATAAAAATATTATAGATTTTTTACTAGAGGATGAAGGAGTAAAATGA
- the pabB gene encoding aminodeoxychorismate synthase component I, which yields MQIELKKLEKYIDIYDIFRILKKENNKKIAFLDSSLKNKYGRYSIIGIDPYLELKENNKKFYINDVLSEENFEEYLAKFLKENKQENNSILPLISGGIVYFSYDYGRKFENIATRHKKDLGIPEAIVTFYKTYIVEDIEKQEIYVSYQDKKDYDNLINILEKTNIEKENLVKKNSLANFKSNFEKEEYLKAIKSTIDYIIEGDIYIMNLTQRLMIESQKSPLEVFSYLRKFNPAPFSAYLDFQDFQLVSASPERFIKMKDRLIETRPIKGTRKRGATEEEDLALKNELANSEKDKSELLMIVDLERNDLNRICELKSVVVDELFEVETYSTVFHLVSTIRGKLRKDYDFVDLIRATFPGGSITGAPKIRAMEIIDELENSRRDAYTGSIGYISFNGDCDLNIIIRTAIHKDKKYYLGVGGGITCESELDFEYEETLQKAKAILEALC from the coding sequence ATGCAAATAGAACTTAAAAAATTAGAGAAATATATTGATATTTATGATATTTTTAGAATATTAAAGAAAGAAAACAATAAGAAAATTGCTTTCTTAGATTCTTCATTAAAAAATAAATATGGTCGTTATTCAATAATTGGTATAGATCCCTATTTAGAACTAAAAGAAAATAATAAGAAATTCTATATAAATGATGTATTAAGTGAAGAAAACTTTGAAGAATATTTAGCTAAATTTTTAAAGGAAAATAAGCAAGAAAATAATTCTATACTTCCTTTAATTTCAGGAGGAATAGTATACTTCTCTTATGATTATGGTAGAAAATTTGAAAATATAGCCACAAGACATAAAAAAGATTTGGGTATTCCTGAGGCTATAGTTACATTTTACAAAACTTATATAGTTGAGGATATAGAAAAACAAGAGATATATGTATCTTACCAAGATAAGAAAGATTATGATAATTTAATAAATATTTTAGAAAAGACTAATATAGAAAAAGAAAATCTAGTTAAAAAGAATAGCCTTGCAAATTTTAAATCTAATTTTGAAAAAGAAGAGTATTTAAAAGCTATTAAAAGCACTATAGACTATATAATTGAAGGAGATATCTATATAATGAACTTGACTCAAAGACTTATGATAGAAAGTCAAAAATCTCCTTTAGAAGTCTTTTCATATCTAAGAAAATTTAATCCTGCCCCTTTTTCTGCATATTTAGATTTTCAAGATTTTCAACTTGTTTCTGCTTCACCTGAAAGATTTATAAAAATGAAAGATAGGCTAATAGAAACAAGACCTATAAAAGGAACTAGAAAAAGAGGAGCTACAGAAGAAGAAGATTTAGCTTTAAAAAATGAACTAGCTAATTCTGAAAAAGATAAAAGTGAACTTCTTATGATAGTGGACTTGGAAAGAAATGACTTAAATCGTATCTGTGAATTGAAATCAGTTGTTGTTGATGAACTTTTTGAAGTTGAAACATATTCAACTGTCTTTCATCTAGTTTCAACTATAAGAGGAAAACTAAGAAAAGATTATGATTTTGTAGATTTAATTAGGGCAACTTTCCCAGGAGGATCAATAACTGGTGCACCTAAGATAAGAGCTATGGAAATAATAGATGAATTAGAAAATTCAAGAAGAGATGCCTATACAGGTTCTATAGGTTATATTTCATTCAATGGAGATTGTGACTTAAATATTATTATTAGAACTGCTATTCATAAGGATAAAAAATATTATCTTGGAGTAGGTGGTGGAATCACTTGTGAATCAGAATTAGATTTTGAATATGAAGAAACACTACAAAAAGCTAAAGCTATATTGGAGGCTCTATGCTAA
- a CDS encoding aminotransferase class IV gives MLIELDDGFSFGLGLFETILLYKEKAVFLDEHLVRINQSIIDLDLNIEKLKKEEVYQYLESNKSELEYEVLKIVLTEKNRLFIKRAYTYTDEDYKRAFSLNISKVQRNESSIFTFHKTLNYADNIFEKKKSKKLGYDEPIFLNSRSLVTEGATSNIFLIIDNKIYTPKLDSGLLNGIIRQYIISNYPVIETDVNLEFLNKADEIFLTNSLFAIMPVSSLDNKKLKSQKISREILSKYLNFIKAL, from the coding sequence ATGCTAATAGAATTAGATGATGGCTTCAGCTTTGGTTTAGGACTCTTTGAAACAATTCTATTATACAAAGAAAAAGCAGTCTTTTTAGATGAGCATTTAGTCAGAATAAATCAATCTATAATAGACTTGGATTTGAATATAGAGAAACTTAAAAAAGAAGAAGTTTATCAGTATTTGGAATCAAATAAATCTGAGCTTGAATATGAAGTTTTGAAAATAGTTTTAACTGAAAAAAATAGACTTTTTATAAAAAGAGCATATACATATACTGATGAAGATTATAAAAGGGCTTTTAGCTTAAATATTTCTAAAGTCCAAAGAAATGAAAGCTCTATCTTCACTTTCCATAAAACTTTAAACTATGCTGATAATATTTTTGAAAAGAAAAAAAGTAAAAAACTTGGTTATGATGAACCTATATTTCTAAATTCTAGAAGCTTAGTTACTGAGGGAGCCACAAGTAATATATTTTTAATCATTGATAATAAAATATATACTCCTAAATTAGATTCTGGGCTTTTAAATGGAATTATTAGGCAATATATAATTTCAAATTATCCTGTCATTGAGACAGATGTAAATCTAGAATTTCTAAATAAGGCTGATGAAATTTTTCTAACAAATTCATTGTTTGCTATCATGCCTGTTAGCAGTTTAGATAATAAAAAATTAAAATCACAAAAAATTTCGAGAGAGATTTTATCTAAATACCTAAACTTTATAAAAGCTCTATAG
- a CDS encoding acyl-CoA dehydrogenase family protein produces the protein MAYLISEEAQDLLKDVKKFCDNEVREQCKEYDKSGEWPKEIYDKAIEQGYQALEVPEEFGGPGLSRVDVAALIEEMAIADAGFATTISASGLAMKPVLIAGSHDQKQKMCDLVLEGGLGAFCLTEPGAGSDASAGRTTAVKDGDEYVLNGRKCFITNGEMASFYCITAITDKEKGLKGISMFFVEKGTKGLSTGKHEDKMGIRTSNTCDVVLEDCRVPASALLGKEGEGFAIAMKTLDQARSWIACIAVGIAQRGIQEAITYGKERIQFGKPIIKNQALQFKIADMEIKTETARQMVAHALTKMDLNLPYGKESAIAKCYAGDIAMEVSSEAIQIFGGYGYSREYPVEKLLRDAKIFQIFEGTNEIQRIVIANNVIGR, from the coding sequence ATGGCATATTTAATTTCTGAAGAAGCTCAAGATCTATTGAAAGATGTAAAAAAATTCTGTGACAATGAAGTAAGAGAACAATGTAAAGAATACGATAAGTCTGGTGAATGGCCAAAAGAAATTTATGATAAAGCAATTGAACAAGGTTACCAAGCATTAGAAGTTCCTGAAGAATTTGGTGGACCAGGTTTAAGCAGAGTTGATGTTGCTGCTTTAATTGAAGAAATGGCAATAGCTGATGCAGGATTTGCAACTACTATTTCAGCTAGTGGACTAGCTATGAAACCTGTTTTAATTGCTGGAAGTCATGATCAAAAACAAAAAATGTGTGATTTAGTTTTAGAAGGTGGACTAGGAGCATTCTGTTTAACAGAACCAGGTGCAGGATCTGATGCTAGTGCTGGTAGAACAACTGCTGTTAAAGATGGGGATGAATATGTTTTAAATGGTAGAAAATGCTTTATTACAAATGGTGAAATGGCATCTTTCTATTGTATTACTGCTATAACAGATAAAGAAAAAGGTTTAAAAGGAATCTCTATGTTCTTTGTAGAAAAAGGAACTAAGGGATTAAGTACTGGAAAACATGAAGATAAAATGGGTATTAGAACATCTAATACTTGTGATGTAGTCTTAGAAGATTGTAGAGTTCCAGCTAGTGCTTTACTTGGTAAAGAAGGAGAAGGATTTGCTATTGCAATGAAAACTTTAGACCAAGCTAGATCTTGGATAGCTTGCATTGCTGTTGGAATCGCTCAAAGAGGAATACAAGAAGCCATAACATATGGTAAAGAAAGAATTCAATTTGGAAAACCTATAATTAAGAATCAAGCATTACAATTTAAAATTGCAGATATGGAAATAAAAACTGAGACTGCAAGACAAATGGTTGCACATGCTCTAACAAAAATGGATTTAAATCTACCTTATGGAAAAGAATCAGCTATTGCTAAATGTTATGCTGGAGATATTGCAATGGAAGTTTCATCTGAAGCTATACAAATTTTTGGTGGATATGGATACAGTAGAGAATATCCAGTTGAAAAATTGTTAAGAGATGCTAAAATTTTCCAAATCTTTGAAGGTACTAATGAAATTCAAAGAATTGTAATTGCAAATAATGTAATCGGACGTTAG
- a CDS encoding electron transfer flavoprotein subunit alpha/FixB family protein encodes MERNIMVYIETVDNSPVVVSLEAIALAKKVSKENNKKVIAVLVGENLDEVAKKCFECGADEVLYLEENKKELEAIGNALIVAKEKYNPSIIFLGSTLNGKDLANIVASDLKVPASVDVVAVKYENDKYFMTLPMYGGNILKEVTFEGNKTLVVAVRSGACKKEIIEGASGEVIKEKVCEKNLFTKIAEIVQEISESVNLEEAEIIVSGGRGMGSKENFELVKQLADVCGGVVGATRPATEDEWIPRSHQVGQSGKIVAPKLYIACGISGATQHISGIMGSDYIVAINKDEDAPIFDVADIGIVGNVMDIIPIMIEEIKKIKA; translated from the coding sequence ATGGAAAGAAATATAATGGTGTATATAGAAACAGTTGATAACTCTCCTGTTGTTGTATCTTTAGAAGCTATAGCTCTAGCTAAAAAAGTTTCAAAAGAAAATAATAAAAAAGTTATTGCTGTTTTAGTTGGAGAAAATTTAGATGAAGTAGCTAAAAAATGCTTTGAGTGTGGAGCTGATGAAGTTCTGTACTTAGAAGAAAACAAAAAAGAATTAGAAGCTATCGGAAATGCTTTAATAGTTGCAAAAGAAAAATATAATCCTTCTATTATTTTCTTAGGTTCAACTTTAAATGGAAAAGATTTAGCTAACATCGTAGCAAGTGATTTAAAAGTCCCTGCATCTGTTGATGTAGTAGCTGTAAAATATGAAAATGATAAATATTTTATGACACTTCCAATGTATGGTGGAAATATCCTAAAAGAAGTGACTTTTGAAGGTAATAAAACATTAGTTGTTGCAGTTCGTTCAGGAGCTTGTAAAAAAGAAATAATTGAAGGAGCTTCAGGAGAAGTTATAAAAGAAAAAGTGTGTGAAAAGAATCTATTTACAAAAATAGCAGAAATAGTTCAAGAAATATCTGAATCAGTTAACTTAGAAGAAGCCGAGATTATAGTTTCTGGTGGTAGAGGTATGGGAAGTAAAGAAAACTTTGAGCTTGTAAAACAATTAGCTGATGTATGTGGTGGAGTTGTTGGAGCAACAAGACCTGCAACAGAGGATGAATGGATCCCACGTTCTCACCAAGTTGGACAATCTGGTAAAATTGTTGCACCAAAATTATATATAGCTTGTGGTATATCAGGGGCAACTCAACATATTTCTGGAATAATGGGTTCAGATTATATTGTAGCAATAAATAAAGATGAAGATGCACCTATTTTTGATGTTGCAGATATTGGAATTGTAGGAAATGTTATGGATATAATTCCAATTATGATAGAGGAAATCAAAAAAATAAAAGCTTAA
- a CDS encoding CidA/LrgA family protein: MGQWIIILALALIGQFVSDLISFPIPKTIIASIILFLLLEFKVLKVEYFKGVLAGCKKYLAFLFLPVGVGIMTQLNSAPAMVYVKVLLIMIISTILIMLVTGLVADFIIKVQEKILGNKDEKEAKNE, translated from the coding sequence ATGGGACAATGGATTATTATTTTAGCACTTGCTCTTATTGGGCAATTTGTTAGTGACCTTATTTCTTTTCCAATTCCGAAAACAATTATTGCATCTATAATATTATTCTTGCTTTTGGAATTTAAAGTTTTAAAGGTTGAATATTTTAAAGGAGTTTTAGCTGGTTGTAAAAAATATTTAGCTTTCCTTTTCCTTCCTGTTGGTGTTGGAATTATGACACAATTAAATTCTGCACCAGCTATGGTTTATGTAAAAGTATTACTTATTATGATAATTAGTACAATTTTAATAATGTTAGTTACAGGATTAGTAGCTGACTTTATTATAAAGGTACAAGAAAAAATATTAGGTAATAAGGACGAAAAGGAGGCTAAAAATGAGTGA
- a CDS encoding YiiX/YebB-like N1pC/P60 family cysteine hydrolase: MKNLKTISILIIIIFFTACSSVQTTPKYEKKEKVTWRKMEGSVIILPLEAGDIIIKEKTANPIGMFGHVAIMKNDRTVVDYPKFGNKSYTTDVSYWLEKGRDILVLRYKDMNDEFKKRLVKNMEKYFGKNYKITTDRENIEGFYCSQYVWYVYYMTAKEMGYELDLDSDGGSFVMPYDFINSPYLEIID, from the coding sequence ATGAAAAATTTAAAAACAATATCAATACTAATAATTATAATCTTTTTTACAGCTTGTTCAAGTGTTCAAACAACTCCAAAATATGAAAAAAAAGAGAAAGTTACATGGAGAAAAATGGAAGGCTCTGTTATAATTTTACCTCTTGAAGCTGGAGATATTATTATAAAAGAAAAAACAGCAAACCCAATTGGAATGTTTGGACATGTAGCTATAATGAAAAATGATAGAACTGTTGTAGACTATCCCAAATTTGGAAATAAATCATATACTACAGATGTTAGTTATTGGTTAGAAAAGGGAAGAGATATATTAGTTCTTAGATATAAAGATATGAATGATGAATTTAAAAAGAGATTAGTAAAAAATATGGAGAAATATTTTGGAAAAAATTATAAGATAACAACTGACAGAGAGAATATAGAAGGTTTTTATTGTTCTCAGTACGTTTGGTATGTTTATTATATGACTGCTAAAGAGATGGGTTATGAGTTAGATTTAGACTCTGATGGTGGTAGTTTTGTTATGCCTTATGACTTTATTAACTCACCTTATTTAGAAATAATTGATTAA
- a CDS encoding anthranilate synthase component II, with amino-acid sequence MFLMIDNYDSFVYNLVSYFLEENIEMEIIRNDLVDLKHIEDLIKQDKLEGIIISPGPKSPKDCGLCNEIVKNFYKQVPIFGVCLGHQIIGYTFGAEVKKGKSPVHGKVHKIKTSSSNIFKDLPKELNVTRYHSLVVEKEHLLEEFNVDAETEDGVLMALSHKKYPLYSVQFHPEAVLTEYGHEMLRNFLELAREWRVKNANRT; translated from the coding sequence ATGTTTCTTATGATTGATAATTACGATTCCTTTGTATATAATCTTGTGAGTTATTTCTTAGAAGAGAATATAGAGATGGAAATTATTCGTAATGATTTAGTAGATTTAAAGCATATTGAAGATTTAATTAAACAAGATAAATTGGAAGGAATAATAATTTCTCCAGGTCCTAAAAGTCCAAAAGATTGTGGACTTTGTAATGAAATAGTTAAGAATTTCTACAAACAAGTTCCTATATTTGGAGTTTGTCTAGGACATCAAATAATAGGTTATACCTTTGGTGCTGAAGTAAAAAAAGGTAAAAGTCCTGTTCATGGTAAGGTACATAAAATTAAGACTAGTTCTTCAAATATTTTTAAGGATCTTCCTAAAGAATTAAATGTAACAAGATATCATTCTTTAGTTGTTGAAAAAGAACATCTACTTGAAGAATTTAATGTTGATGCTGAAACTGAAGATGGAGTTCTTATGGCTCTTTCTCATAAAAAATATCCTCTATACTCTGTACAATTTCACCCAGAAGCAGTTTTGACTGAATATGGTCATGAAATGCTTAGGAATTTTTTAGAGTTAGCTAGAGAATGGAGGGTTAAAAATGCAAATAGAACTTAA
- a CDS encoding FAD-binding oxidoreductase, which yields MANRVYNKVTEELVEKFKKIVPGKVYTKDEINKDFFHDEMPIYGEGEPEVVIDVTTTEAISEIMKLCYENNIPVIPRGAGTGLTGASVAVTGGVMLNMTKMNKILSYDLENFVVKVEPGVLLNDLAEDALKQGLLYPPDPGEKFATLGGNVSTNAGGMRAVKYGTTRDYVRAMTVVLPTGEIIKLGATVSKTSTGYSLLNLMIGSEGTLGVITELTLKLIPAPKETISLIIPYENLDECIATVPKFFMNHLQPQALEFMEREIVLASERYIGKSVFPKKLEGVDIGAYLLVTFDGDNMEALEEITEKASEIVLEAGALDVLVADTPAKKKDAWAARSSFLEAIEAETKLLDECDVVVPVNQIAPYLHYVNETGKKYDFTVKSFGHAGDGNLHIYACSNDMEMAEFKRQVEEFLTDIYNKASELGGLISGEHGIGYGKMDYLANFSGEVNMRLMKGIKEVFDPKMILNPNKVCYRAQ from the coding sequence ATGGCAAATCGTGTGTACAACAAAGTAACTGAAGAATTAGTAGAAAAATTTAAGAAAATTGTTCCTGGTAAGGTTTATACAAAAGATGAAATAAATAAAGATTTTTTTCATGATGAAATGCCTATTTATGGTGAAGGTGAACCTGAAGTTGTTATTGATGTTACTACTACTGAGGCGATTTCAGAAATTATGAAATTGTGCTATGAAAATAATATTCCTGTTATCCCAAGAGGAGCTGGAACTGGTTTAACAGGAGCATCTGTAGCAGTTACTGGTGGAGTTATGTTAAACATGACAAAGATGAATAAAATTTTATCTTATGATCTTGAAAATTTTGTAGTTAAAGTAGAACCAGGAGTTTTATTGAATGACTTAGCAGAAGATGCTTTAAAGCAAGGTTTATTATATCCACCTGATCCAGGTGAAAAATTTGCAACTCTTGGTGGAAATGTTTCAACTAATGCTGGTGGAATGAGAGCTGTAAAATATGGAACTACTAGAGATTATGTTAGAGCTATGACAGTGGTTCTTCCAACTGGTGAAATTATAAAATTAGGAGCTACTGTATCTAAAACAAGTACAGGATACAGCTTGCTTAATTTAATGATAGGTTCAGAAGGAACTTTAGGAGTTATAACAGAATTAACTTTAAAATTAATTCCTGCTCCAAAAGAAACTATAAGTTTAATCATTCCTTATGAAAATCTTGATGAATGTATAGCAACAGTTCCTAAATTCTTTATGAACCATTTACAACCTCAAGCATTAGAATTTATGGAAAGAGAAATAGTCTTAGCTTCTGAAAGATACATAGGCAAGAGTGTATTCCCTAAAAAATTAGAAGGAGTAGACATTGGTGCTTATCTATTGGTAACTTTTGATGGAGATAATATGGAAGCTTTAGAAGAAATCACTGAAAAAGCATCTGAAATAGTTTTAGAAGCTGGAGCATTAGATGTCCTAGTTGCTGATACACCTGCTAAGAAAAAAGATGCTTGGGCTGCTAGAAGTAGTTTCTTAGAAGCCATTGAAGCTGAAACTAAATTACTAGATGAATGTGATGTTGTTGTTCCTGTTAACCAAATAGCTCCTTACCTACACTATGTAAATGAAACTGGTAAGAAATATGACTTTACTGTAAAGAGCTTTGGACATGCTGGAGATGGAAACTTACATATTTATGCTTGTAGCAATGATATGGAAATGGCTGAATTTAAGCGTCAAGTTGAAGAATTCTTAACAGATATATATAATAAGGCTTCTGAACTTGGTGGATTAATTTCAGGAGAACATGGAATTGGTTATGGAAAGATGGATTACTTAGCTAATTTCTCTGGTGAAGTTAATATGAGACTTATGAAAGGAATAAAAGAAGTCTTTGACCCTAAGATGATCCTAAATCCAAATAAGGTTTGTTATAGGGCACAGTAG